The Flavobacterium sp. CBA20B-1 genome includes the window CTTGTTGCACAAAAGCTTCGTGGTTAAAACAGATACAAATTACAGAAACAAGGGGTATCGACATATAAAAGTTTATTCTACAAATATATAAATTAAGAATTCAATTGAACACATTAAAAACCTTAATCATTGTAACAGATTTAACGCTGGGCGGCATTCAAAACTATGTGCGTGCTTCTGCAAATTTGTTAAAAGAAATGAATCATAAGGTTTTCATTATTGCGATTAATGAAGCATACAAGTTTAAAGATATTGAAACGATTAGTTTAAATAATTATTCTTCTTATAAAAAACCTTTGTTTATAAGCCAATTTATCAAAGAAAACGCAATTGATGTGGTTATGGATCATCGTACAAAATCAAACATTTTAAAGCAAAAAGTGTATGATTTTTTATTGCGAAAAACTCCAAAAATACAGTTTATCCACAGTGCACATTTTGATTTTTATTTTTATAGATGGAAGGTGTTGAACCAATTTGCTTATAAGCATACAACTGCTTTTGTGAGCGTTTCAAAATATATTGATCAATTGGTTTCAAAAGAAGTTACAGCTAAGCATCAAGTATTGTATCATTATTTTGATGATTTGGCGGTTCATCAAAACCAAGATAAAAAAGACATCCTTTTTGTAGGTAGGTTTGAAAATGATATAAAAGACCTTACTTTTTTGTTAGAAGCTTATCATTTATCGGAATTGCATGTACAAAACGTACAGTTTCACTTTGTGGGCAGTGGTAAAGATGCCGCACTAATCAAGCAGTTTGCAGCAAATCATAACTTAGAACAAAAAATTGTGGTACATGTAGCCACCAACGATATTGCTCCTTTTTATCAAAATGCAAAAGTAGTGGTTTTGGCAAGTCATTTTGAAGGTTTTCCGCTGGTTTTAATGGAAGCCTTGCACCATGCAACGCCTGTAATTACTACACCATTCAACAATTCTGTTTATGAATTAGTGAAGCATCAGCAAAACGGATTGATTGTGGAAAAACAGCTTGATATTTTCGCAGAATCGCTTCAAAAAATGTTTCACAACGAAGAACTCTACAATGAATTATTGAAGAATACCCAGTTCTTTAATGAAAAATTTTCTAAAGAAAATGCCATAAAGCAGTGGGATATGTTACTAAGAGATTTATTTTAAAATCGACTTACTAATGCCCCATTTTACTAATAATTGTTGCAATTTCACCAGTTTTTGTAGAATAAATGCCGGTGTTTTTAACAGCATACGCTTTCGCAAGGGTAAATTTCGCAATTGAATTTGTTGAACCAACGATTTGTAATTTTGGTAGTTTCCGTTCAATTTGCTGTGAAGTGCAGCAAAATAACGGTTCAAATCAAGATAGGCTTTTAATTTTTGATTGCTTTTCTCTGCTTCTTCAAACTTTTTAAAATTCAATCGATAGGTTAAATCTTCTGTTTTTTTTGATAAACTTTCTGCATCGTGCTTATAAATAGCCAAAATATTCCATGTAAAAACAATAGGGTAGTGCATACCAATCCGAATCCACAAATCGGTATCTTGTGCAATTTTTATAGTGGTGTCAAAATTTCCTACGTGTTCAAAAACCGATTTTTTAAACACGGCACAAGAGGTCCAAATTACACATTCTTTTTTACTGGCATCGAAGAAATTTACCACCAAATCTGTTTTAGAAGCATCAATTGAATAAAGCGAAGCAAACGTGTTCCACTTGGTTTCTACCTCAAAAGCGGCCGAAAAAACTTCGTAATCGCTGTATTTTTCAATTAAATCATTAAAAGTTTGCAAAAAATGCGGATACCAAAAATCATCTGCATCCAAAAAACAAATATAATTGGCATGTGCATTTTCCATACCGATATTTCTAGCTACCGAAACACCTTGATTTTCTTGGTGAATAAGTTGAATGCGCGCGTCGTTTATTTCATTCACCAATGCAACACTTTGGTCTGTGGAACCATCGTTTACAATAATGATTTCAAAATCTTGAAAGGTTTGATTCAAAACGCTTTTTAAAGTGTTTTGAATATACTTTTCTTTATTGTACAACGGAATGATGATGGAAAATCTAGGCATTTCGATTTAGTTTTATCAAATGATACAATTTATAAAAATCGAGTAATTTTAATGACGGTTGCGTGCTTATCAAATTTTTACGGATAAACGGCTCGGCTTTTTTTCCTACAAAATAAATCAACCAATTCATTACTTTAAACTTTTGCAATTTGCTGTAAAATGCCAATATTTTTATGAACGAATCATCAATTAATCCATTTTTTTTTAAAAACCATGCACTTTCTACACTAATTAAACTCTTTTCAATGAAAACTTCGTTGCTTTCTAAGCCTAAATGATAAACTTGATTGTTAATGTGGGTAATTTGGTGCGCATGTTTCATAAAATCAAAAGCAAAAAGCGTGTCTTCGTGCCCATAATTTTTAATAGTTTCATTAAATTGGATACTTAAAAACAGTTTTTTTTGCACTAAAAAATTGGCTGAAGAAAAATGGTGGTATGGATTTTTCTGTCGATCTACAGCACTTTTTGTTTCTCTTTTATGACCGTAACACCAACGCAAATATTCCTTTTTAGGAGGTTTTGCGTGTTCGTAACAAATGCCACCAACCACAAGATGCCTCTCGTTTGAAATCTCATTTACATAGGATTCAATAAAATTTTGATGCACCGGCAACACATCGGCATCAAGAAAAAGTAAATAAGCAAAAGCAGCATTTTGCGCCAATAAATTGCGAATGCTGCTTCTTCCAATATTTTGATTTAAAACACGATACGAACAATAAGTAAAACGGTTTATTTCTTCATTTTCAGTCAGATATAAAGACGAAGCATCATCTAAAACAAGTATTTCAAAGGTAATCTGCGCTTCCACACACTGCTTATAAATTTCTTTAACAAGCGAAACCGTATTGAAATTAAAAGTAGGTATGAGTACAGATAGCATTAAATGGTTTTTTGAACAACCTCGAAAACTTTACCTTCGTCGCATTTTAATGTTTTTGCCGGATATTTTAACAGCAATGCATAATCGTGCGTAGCCATTAAAATAGTTCTACCGTTTTCATTAATTTTTTGCAGTACTTCCATTACTTCCACACTTGTTTGCGGGTCTAAATTTCCTGTTGGTTCATCGGCTAAAATCAATTCAGGGTCATTTAGAAGTGCACGCGCAATTGCCACACGTTGCTGCTCGCCACCCGAAATTTGATGCGGCATCTTTTTTAAATGTTGCAACATTCCCACACGGTCTAAAACATCTTCGATTCGTGCATTCATATCATTTTCATTAGTCCAGCCGGTTGCTTTCAACACAAACAAAAGGTTTTGGTGCACATTGCGGTCTGGCAACAATTTAAAATCTTGGAAAACAATACCCAATTTGCGTCTTAAAAAAGGAATATCGCTTTGTTTTAATGAACGCAAATCGTAATCAACAATCACACCTTCTCCTTGTTTCAAGTGTAAATCGGCATAAAGGGTTTTCATTAAACTACTTTTTCCCGAACCTGTTTTACCAATCAGGTAAATAAATTCGCCTTTTTGAATATCGATATTCACATCGGTTAAAATAGGTTCTTCTTCTTGAAAAATGGCTGCGTTTTGTAGTTTTAATATAGATGTTGACATAGATTTTTTTTGTAAAAATATCAAAAGTTACGGGTTAATAAAAATTCCATCGGAAAATATGTACTTTATCATCTTTTTTTAGAAAAAGTAATTCCAATTTTGGCTGTTAAAAATTGATAGTTATTCATGTATTTCTCCCAATTTGGAGTTGTTTCGGTTTGCATTTTATGTAAGGAATATTTCATGCCAAATGTAAAATAGGAATTGGTTCCAATTTTATGCAAGTAATCTACTCCTAAACCTAAACCATCGCTTTCTGAATTCAGCTCTTTGCCAAAACCATTGCTCGTATATTGTGATTTGTCATACGAAATATAAGGTTCTAATATACTTTGTTCGTTTATAGGTTGATAAAAACTTGCATACAAACCGGGTGTGAATACGGTGGTTTTTTCAAAATATCCAAAATAGTTGTTGTTTTTAACCATCATTCTTTGAAAGCCTAAATGCGCCCCAACCGTAAATCGATGGTAGCTGATGATTGCCAAACGTCCTTGAAGCGACGGAAATGCAAACTTGTGTGCATCGCCCATCATACTATTATTGGGTGCTAGATTTGAAAAGCCCAACGTCATTTGAAAAGTGTCGAAAAAATCAATACTCGAATTTTTTTCGTTCTGAGAAAAACCTGAAAACGAAATCAATAAGCAGTATAAAGAAACCATTTTTTTCATAACGAATAATTTAAAGTACCTAAATTCACATAGTAATTATTCGTATTGTAATTGGATATATATCCAAAATAACGGTAGTCATTATTATGCGTAATTCTGATTACATATACATTTGTTTCTTCATTTCGAGGAATGGAAAAACTGATGGTTCCAGAAGCATCGGTTTTGGTTTTTGAAACACTGATCCACTTGCTGTTTATATTTATTTCGCTGGGATACAGAGCCGTTATTGATCCATTTGTAGGTTGATTGTACACAGGATATACATTGACTTCTACGCCCTGTAAAGGTGCATTGTTATAAATCAGTTTTCCTTCAACAATAATTCGAGTATCGCCGTCGTAAATATCTGTGGTACAACCTATAAAAGTTGTGGCTAAAAAAAGTAGAGCTATTTTTTTCATAAGTTTTCATTTAATTCTAAACGCATTGCAAAACATATAGTTGCATTTTCGTGGATATAAAAATAAAATTCTTTTTCGGTTTTGCAACAATAAATAGCAGCTTTTTGATTAAATGTTAATTCTTTTAAGTAATTCAGGTCAATTGATTTAATTTTTGCATGCTGATGAATTTCAATAGACAAACAATCCAAACACCATTCGATATATTTTACATTGTTCACGTGATTTAAAGCATCTAAATCGGAATAAACCACTGTGTGTTCTGCGATTAATTGGGCAGATTTTGAAAGATCTATTTTTGCAAAAGATTGCTTTGTTGGTTTTTTGTTGGGAAATTTCTCTAAATGCGAATGATCAATTAAAATGGCTTCGGGTCTGCGTTTTTTCGGTATTCACACACACCCACAAACTGTTGATACCTATAATTTTTTTTTCGTTAAGAAACACTTCAAAATCGCGGATCGATTTGATACCGGCTAATGTTTCAATCCAAGTTTCCATTTCAATTGTTTCGTGCCATTGTGGTAAATTTTCCACTTCGATACGCATACTGCTCAGCACCCACGCTTGATGGTTTTTCTGCATATCAAAATAACTCATGCCGCCCAAATCGGAATGTTTGCCAGCAAGTGCTTGCAAAATGTTCATTAAATCGGTAAACCTGATTTTGGAATTTACCGAGCATTTATCAATGGTAACGTGACAAGTTCCTTTGAAAATCGATGAAAATTTATTGGGTAATTGCATGTATGTGTTTTATAATATGTTGCACAGATTCTTGATACGAAAACCATTTTGCATCTTCGTTTCGTTTAAACCAAGTTAGTTGTCTTTTGGCAAATCGGCGGGTATTTTTCTTAATTTCTTCAATTGCATCATTCAAAGAAATTTTTTCATCAAGATAATCAAATAATTCCCGATAACCAACCGTTTGCAAAGCGTTTAATTGTTGGTATTCCTTTAAACCAGCCACTTCGTGTAGCAACCCATTTTGCATCATTGCATCAACGCGTTGGTTGATACGTTGGTACATTATTTCTCGCGGGGCTTCTAAACCAATCACAATAGGAACAAAATTTCTTGCTTTTTTAGGTTGATTTAAAAACGAAGAGTAAGGTGCTTGTGCTGCGATTGATACCCCGATAAAACGTTTCATGCGCTGTTGGTTTTGCAACGTTTGCGGATTGTTTTCGTTTAAAAAATGGAAATAATCGGGATCTAATTGCTGCAAGGTTTTCTGTAAATATTCAAAACCATGCGTATTGTAATTTTGGTCGATTTCGGCTTTTATTTCATTGGAAACTTCCGGAAAATCATCAAATCCTTTTAATATGGCATCGACATACAAACCAGAACCTCCCACCACAATTTGTATATGGTTTTGGATGAATAATTCATCTAACAATGCCAAAGCTTCTTTTTCGTAATCGCCCACATTGTAATCTTCGGTAATTGATTTATTTTGAATGAAATAGTGCGGTGCTTGTGCTAATTCTTCTTTGGTAGGAACGGCAGTACCAATGGTCATTTCTTTAAAAAACTGTCGGCTATCACACGATACAATAGCACAATTAAAATGATTTGCCAGTTTTATGGATAACGCGGTTTTGCCAATTGCAGTGGCACCAATGATTACAATTAAGTAGTTAGTTGTTGATTTTAACTGCTCCATCTATAAATTTTTCGCCGCAATTGTAGCAAAAATTAGCATATTCGTTATAAATATACATTTTGCAACGCGGACAATTTTTCTGATCTTTTTTACCTTTTCTATTTTTTGCCAATTCAGCGGTTACAATTCCAGTTGGCACTGCAATGATTCCATAACCCATAATCATGATGAACGATGCAATTGCTTTACCAACAGGCGTGATAGGGGCAATATCGCCATAGCCAACCGTTGTCATGGTTACAATACACCAATAAATGCTGTTTGGAATATTGGTAAAACCATTGTGGCGGCCTTCTACAATGTACATTATTGTTCCTAAAATTATAGACATAACAAAAATAAAATACACAAAAACAATGATTTTACTCATGCTGGCACGCAACGATTCTTTAATATGCGAAGATTGATTTAAGAATGGAATTAAATCTAAAATTGCAAACAATCGCAGTAATCTTAACGAGCGAATTACAGTTAGCGCTTCGGATCCGGGTATAAAAAAACTTAAATACATGGGCAAAAGTGATATTAAGTCAACAAATCCATAGAAACTAAAAATGTAATTGAGTGGTTTTTTGTTACTAATGATGCGCAATATGTATTCGATAGAAAAAAATATGGTGATGATCCATTCACTTATTACAAAAAAATCGTGGTAAAGCTCATCATATCTAATGATACTTGCCATCATAATCAATACCACACTAAGCAAAATGATCACCAACAGCAATAAATCAAATGTTTTTCCTGCTAATGTGCTTGTGCCATAGATAATAATGTAGATTTTCTGACGAAGAATTTCGTATTTGCTTTTTACTTGTTTCATTCCTAGAACGATAGCAGTTTATAATCTTTTTTTGTGTAAAGATAATGTTTTATAATGTTTAAGACATCTTTGGTGTAAACCAGTTGAATTAATTTTTTTTGCAACACATCGGTATTCAATACTTGATAATTTAAATCAAAAAAACAATAGCCTTTAAAAATACCATTCTCAATAACCACTACACTTTTTTCGTTTATAGTTCTTCCTTTTAAAATAATGATTTTTTTATTCCACAGCAATTCATTTTTACTCAATAAATCGTTAAATAGCGTATTGTGCATATCAGTGGGATAGTTGATTTGTTCGGAAGCTGAAAGGGCGTTTTGAACCTGTTCTACAATTTCGTTTTCTTGATACAAATCGTTGATAAATTGTACGGCATTTTTTTGGGTTTTGAACGATTGTATGGCTTTCTTACGACCGTTTGATTTTTGAATTTTCAATGTTTCGTAACCACTGTCTAATTTTTCTTGATACACTGCCCACAAATAAGGCGATTTTCGTTGTGTGATATTTAATACCGGTTTGTTGTGCAACAGCTCTTCCCGTTCTTTCAGTAAAGCGATTAATTCGTTGCCTGTTTCTTCAAATGTAACGGTGTAAACTTCTTTTTGAATGCGTTTGGCAATTTTAGAATCGGCAGTAAAAATTTGATTGAGCTTTTTACGGATATTGTTGCTTTTGCCGATATAAATAATATTTCCTTTATCGTTGTGCACATAAAAAATACCTACAGTGGAAGGAATATTTTGTAAAATATCGAACAATTTTGGTGAAATACCTTGATGTTGCTCGTTTTTAATTTGTTGTTTCACAATTTGTTTGTCCAAATCTTTATCAAGCAATAACTTGAACAATTTCAACGTAGCCATTGCATCACCGCTTGCTCTGTGACGATCAGCAATAGGAATTCCCAACGAGCGAACCAATTTACCCAAGCTATACGCTTGTGCATCGGGCAACAAAATTTTTGACATTTCTACGGTACACAACGTAGGTTTCTGAAAATTATAGCCCAATCGATCAAATTCTAATTTTAGAACCCGATAATCAAAAGATGCGTTGTGTGCCACAATGATACAACCTTCGGTTATCTCAATGATGCGTTTGGCAACCTCAAAAAACTTTGGTGCCTGGCGCAACATGGCATTATTTATACCGGTAAGTTTCACAACAAACGGCTGAATGGGAATCTCGGGGTTAACCAGGCTTATGAACTGATCTATAATTTCAACACCGTCAAACTTATAAATGGCAATTTCGGTAATGCCCTCTTTATTAAATTGTCCGCCGGTGGTTTCTATATCTATAATTGCGTACATTCTTGAATGTCAATGTCAATTTCAATGTCAAAAATCAATTTCAATAACAAATACAATTAATGATAATATTAAGTACAATTTTTAAAATTGAAATTTGCTATTGCTATTGCTATTGTATTTGCTATTGTATTTGCTATTGTATTTGCTATTGTATTTGCTATTGTATTTGTTATTGTATTTGTTATTGTATTTGCTATTGTTATTGCTATTGTTATTGTATTTGCTATTGTATTTGCTATTGTATTTGCTATTGTATTTTTATTGAAAAACTATTTTTTATTAATTATCATTTTCGAAGCAATTGCTATTAACTCTTCAACTTCGTTTAAAAGCAAATTTCGAACATTTTTATCGCCTTCTTGTATATAATTTAAAATTTTTAAAGAATTTCTAGATTCTTTTAATTCTTTTACAGATAAACTAACCTTAAAAATAAAATCTTTGCCAGTATTTGTTCCTTGGGCTTCACCAAAATTTAAAGCAGCACTTCCAGATGAACGGATTAATTGATTTTTATAATACTCGTTCTCGTAACTTTTATCTAAATTTCGAGTAAAAAAAATACATTCCCCAGCAAATCGAACCAAACGATCTTCAAAGTTGAAAATTTTATTTTCAAAAACGCTTTTTATTTCCATCTTTTTAAAGAATAATATTTTGAACCTGCAATTACTATTATCGTTTACGAAAATACGACTGGTTTCTTAAAGGCTAAAATACGAAAAATGTTAGTGGTATTAAAAATGATTTTTTTTCTAACAAATTCTTTAATCTACATAAAAAAATGAAATACGTTCAGCTACTTTATTATCTTTTAAATAAACTTGTCTTAATCTATAATGAGTACTAGAAGGTGATTCAGAGTATTGTAAGGCATCGATATCATTTTGTGGATTCCATTCAACAATTGGATTATCAATTATTTTTAAAACTTCTTCTTTTGTCATTCCTTTTTTAATTTTCAAAAATTTTTTATGAGAATAATTTTCTGAAAATTTTGTTTCTTCAACAAGAAGTGTATTCAGTAGAAGTCCGGAGTATCCATCAAGCTTTAAAACTGGAATCAATTGTTTTAAAGCAAAAAGGAATATTACAGTAAGTAAAATACTTAAAACAAAATTTTTAATTTTTTTCATCTGGTGAATATTTGAATTATCTTTCCCCAAAAATACTGCTTCCAATGCGAACAATCGTACTTCCGCATTCAATAGCAATCTCATAGTCGCCGCTCATTCCCATAGAAAGTTGCTGGAAATGACAATTGGGTAATTGGTAAGGTTGTAAATAATCGAAAATATCTTTTAATGATTGAAATTCTGAACGAATTTTATCCTGATTTTCTGTAAAAGATGCCATTCCCATTAAACCGATTACTTTGATGTGTTCTAACGATTTAAATTCTTCTGAATGAATCAATTGCAACAATTCATCGTGTGCCAAACCAAATTTTGATTCTTCGGTGGCTATATATACTTGTAATAAACAGTGGATGGTTCTTCGCCATTTTTTTGCTTGTTTGTTGATCTCTTTCAACAGTTTTAAACTGTCCACGCCGTGAATTAAGCTTACGTAAGGTGCCATGTATTTTACCTTGTTGGTTTGCACGTGGCCAATCATGTGCCATTGGATGTCTTTTGGCATTTGTTGCCATTTTTCGGTCATTTCCTGAATTTTGTTTTCGCCAAAAATCCGCTGACCTGCATTATAGGCTTCCATCAAATCGGCAACAGGTTTTGTTTTTGAAACAGCTACCAAATGAACATGTTCTGGTAAAGTATCTTTTATATTTTGTAAGTTTTCAGCTATATTCATTTTTTTACCACAAAGTTTTTAAGTTTTTACACAAAGTTTACAAAGAGCCGTTTATTACTCTTTTTAAACCATGCTTTAATAATACAACATTAAAGTTTATTAATAATCCAAGTTTGAAATTTCCTAATTTCATATAAGTTAGTGTTTGTGCTAAATGTACATCGTTTAGTGCATCAACACTTTTAATTTCAATAACAAATTTATTTTCAACCAATAAATCCATTCTATACCCGCATTCAAGACGCACATTTTCAAAAACTAAAGGCATTGCTTTTTCTTTTTCAACCCTTATACCTTCTTGTTTTATTTTATAGAATAAACACTCTTTGTAGGCGCTTTCTAACAATCCAGGACCTAAGGCTTTATGAACTTCAATGGCAAAACCAATAACTTTATTAGATAATTCATTTTCAATCATAGTTTTATTTCCTTTGTGTGAAATCTTTGTGCCTTTTGTGGTTAATTTACAATTCGTAAATTATTAATCCATTTCTTAATTTTGGTTCTATGTAAGTACTTTTTGGCGGCATGGTTAAATCGTTATCTGCAAGAGTTTTTATTTCGCTTATTGTTGATGGATATAAAATAAAACCAATTTTAAATTCCCCATTATCTACCTTATTTACCAACTCAATGATATTTTTATTTCCTGGAATGTAACTAATTCTGCTATCGGTTCTTAGATCTTTTATGTTCAACAAAGGGTTTAATATTTTTTTGTATAATATTTGAGCGTCTAATGTATCGATAATGCGTTCGTTTTCAGGAAGTTCTTTTAATGCAAGCGAATAAAATGTGCCTTCTAGATACATTCCAAACGTATATTTTTTGTTAGGTTTCCAAAATTCATGTACTTTTTCAACCTTAAAATCATTTTCCAAAACAGATAAAAATTCGGCAGTTTCCATACCGTTTAAATCATGAACCAAGCGGTTGTATTCATTAATTTGTATCAATTTTTCACAAATTAAATAGCTCATAAAATAATTCATATTATCACTTGCATCAACCCCTTTTTCGTTCAACAATAAATTTGATGTTGCCGAACGATGATGACCATCTGCAATATACAAATTGGGCATTTTTTGGAAACTTTGCTGAATAAAATCTAAGTCACCTTCCGCATCTATTTTCCAAATAATATGTCGCTCACGGTTTGTTGTAGAAAAATCATACAAGGCAGGTTGATTCATTTTTTCGCCTATCCATTGCTCTAGTTCTTCACAATTTGGATACATCATTAAAACCGGTTCGGTATTGAAACGGGTTTCGTTGAAATAATCTTTCAGATTTTCAACGCGGTATTGCAACGTATTTTCGTGTTTTTTAATGATGTTTTCCTTATAATCTTGAAGTGATGTTCCTGCTAAAATACCTACAAAATTATTTTTTTTGGTTTTGATTTGATACAGATACATTGCCGGTTTTTCGTCTTTAATTAAAATGCCGTCTCGCTTAAAATCCTGATACTTTGTTGCAACCATTTTATAACGGCGTATCGGATCGATCTTTTCTTGATTGATAAACGCCAAGTTAACAATGTGAAGAAACGAAAACGGATTAAAATCGAGCCACGAAGCCAGTTCGGCTGCCGAATAATCATCATAAGGACGCGTAGTGACCAACGAAACTTTATCTGCCGCCGGGCGAACTGCTTTAAAAGGAATTATATCTGCCATTTATTTAAAATCAAATTAATATAATTGGAGTTTTTTGTCATTCCGAACTTGTTTAACTTCGTTCAGTCGCAAGCTTGAGTAAGAATCTCATACCAAAAATAATGAGAAGCTGCACTTCGACTTCGTTTAGAGACCAATTCAGCTTGACAAGGTTTTGAAATCATTACAAGATAGATTAAAAAAACAGAAAAGACAATTGAACCGCGTTCAATCGTCTTTAAAAATTAATTTTCTATATGATTATGAAAACATTTTTGCAACTTTCTCTGCTTTTTTGCTTTCAGAATAATCGTAAAAACCTTCACCCGATTTCACGCCTAATTTTCCTGCCATTACCATGTTTACCAATAGCGGACACGGAGCATATTTAGGGTTTTTAAAGCCATCGTACATTACATTTAAAATAGATAAACAAACATCTAACCCAATAAAATCGGCTAATTGTAAGGGTCCCATTGGGTGAGCCATTCCCAATTTCATAACCGTATCAATTTCTTGAACACCTGCAACGCCGTTGTATAATGTTTCGATAGATTCGTTAATCATAGGCATTAAGATACGGTTGGCTACAAATCCTGGATAATCGTTTACTTCGGTTGGTGTTTTTCCTAAAGCCAGTGATAAATCCATTATTTTTTTGGTAACTTCATCGCTGGTGTTGTATCCACGGATAATTTCTACCAATTTCATGATAGGCACCGGATTCATGAAGTGCATACCAATTACGCGTTCCGGATTTTTAACAACCGC containing:
- the miaA gene encoding tRNA (adenosine(37)-N6)-dimethylallyltransferase MiaA yields the protein MEQLKSTTNYLIVIIGATAIGKTALSIKLANHFNCAIVSCDSRQFFKEMTIGTAVPTKEELAQAPHYFIQNKSITEDYNVGDYEKEALALLDELFIQNHIQIVVGGSGLYVDAILKGFDDFPEVSNEIKAEIDQNYNTHGFEYLQKTLQQLDPDYFHFLNENNPQTLQNQQRMKRFIGVSIAAQAPYSSFLNQPKKARNFVPIVIGLEAPREIMYQRINQRVDAMMQNGLLHEVAGLKEYQQLNALQTVGYRELFDYLDEKISLNDAIEEIKKNTRRFAKRQLTWFKRNEDAKWFSYQESVQHIIKHIHAITQ
- a CDS encoding acyl-ACP thioesterase domain-containing protein, which translates into the protein MQLPNKFSSIFKGTCHVTIDKCSVNSKIRFTDLMNILQALAGKHSDLGGMSYFDMQKNHQAWVLSSMRIEVENLPQWHETIEMETWIETLAGIKSIRDFEVFLNEKKIIGINSLWVCVNTEKTQTRSHFN
- a CDS encoding exonuclease domain-containing protein, producing MYAIIDIETTGGQFNKEGITEIAIYKFDGVEIIDQFISLVNPEIPIQPFVVKLTGINNAMLRQAPKFFEVAKRIIEITEGCIIVAHNASFDYRVLKLEFDRLGYNFQKPTLCTVEMSKILLPDAQAYSLGKLVRSLGIPIADRHRASGDAMATLKLFKLLLDKDLDKQIVKQQIKNEQHQGISPKLFDILQNIPSTVGIFYVHNDKGNIIYIGKSNNIRKKLNQIFTADSKIAKRIQKEVYTVTFEETGNELIALLKEREELLHNKPVLNITQRKSPYLWAVYQEKLDSGYETLKIQKSNGRKKAIQSFKTQKNAVQFINDLYQENEIVEQVQNALSASEQINYPTDMHNTLFNDLLSKNELLWNKKIIILKGRTINEKSVVVIENGIFKGYCFFDLNYQVLNTDVLQKKLIQLVYTKDVLNIIKHYLYTKKDYKLLSF
- a CDS encoding glycosyltransferase; the protein is MNTLKTLIIVTDLTLGGIQNYVRASANLLKEMNHKVFIIAINEAYKFKDIETISLNNYSSYKKPLFISQFIKENAIDVVMDHRTKSNILKQKVYDFLLRKTPKIQFIHSAHFDFYFYRWKVLNQFAYKHTTAFVSVSKYIDQLVSKEVTAKHQVLYHYFDDLAVHQNQDKKDILFVGRFENDIKDLTFLLEAYHLSELHVQNVQFHFVGSGKDAALIKQFAANHNLEQKIVVHVATNDIAPFYQNAKVVVLASHFEGFPLVLMEALHHATPVITTPFNNSVYELVKHQQNGLIVEKQLDIFAESLQKMFHNEELYNELLKNTQFFNEKFSKENAIKQWDMLLRDLF
- a CDS encoding glycosyltransferase family 2 protein, with translation MPRFSIIIPLYNKEKYIQNTLKSVLNQTFQDFEIIIVNDGSTDQSVALVNEINDARIQLIHQENQGVSVARNIGMENAHANYICFLDADDFWYPHFLQTFNDLIEKYSDYEVFSAAFEVETKWNTFASLYSIDASKTDLVVNFFDASKKECVIWTSCAVFKKSVFEHVGNFDTTIKIAQDTDLWIRIGMHYPIVFTWNILAIYKHDAESLSKKTEDLTYRLNFKKFEEAEKSNQKLKAYLDLNRYFAALHSKLNGNYQNYKSLVQQIQLRNLPLRKRMLLKTPAFILQKLVKLQQLLVKWGISKSILK
- a CDS encoding ion transporter, with the translated sequence MKQVKSKYEILRQKIYIIIYGTSTLAGKTFDLLLLVIILLSVVLIMMASIIRYDELYHDFFVISEWIITIFFSIEYILRIISNKKPLNYIFSFYGFVDLISLLPMYLSFFIPGSEALTVIRSLRLLRLFAILDLIPFLNQSSHIKESLRASMSKIIVFVYFIFVMSIILGTIMYIVEGRHNGFTNIPNSIYWCIVTMTTVGYGDIAPITPVGKAIASFIMIMGYGIIAVPTGIVTAELAKNRKGKKDQKNCPRCKMYIYNEYANFCYNCGEKFIDGAVKINN
- a CDS encoding glycosyltransferase family 2 protein; this translates as MLSVLIPTFNFNTVSLVKEIYKQCVEAQITFEILVLDDASSLYLTENEEINRFTYCSYRVLNQNIGRSSIRNLLAQNAAFAYLLFLDADVLPVHQNFIESYVNEISNERHLVVGGICYEHAKPPKKEYLRWCYGHKRETKSAVDRQKNPYHHFSSANFLVQKKLFLSIQFNETIKNYGHEDTLFAFDFMKHAHQITHINNQVYHLGLESNEVFIEKSLISVESAWFLKKNGLIDDSFIKILAFYSKLQKFKVMNWLIYFVGKKAEPFIRKNLISTQPSLKLLDFYKLYHLIKLNRNA
- a CDS encoding cell division ATP-binding protein FtsE; amino-acid sequence: MSTSILKLQNAAIFQEEEPILTDVNIDIQKGEFIYLIGKTGSGKSSLMKTLYADLHLKQGEGVIVDYDLRSLKQSDIPFLRRKLGIVFQDFKLLPDRNVHQNLLFVLKATGWTNENDMNARIEDVLDRVGMLQHLKKMPHQISGGEQQRVAIARALLNDPELILADEPTGNLDPQTSVEVMEVLQKINENGRTILMATHDYALLLKYPAKTLKCDEGKVFEVVQKTI
- a CDS encoding four helix bundle protein, whose translation is MEIKSVFENKIFNFEDRLVRFAGECIFFTRNLDKSYENEYYKNQLIRSSGSAALNFGEAQGTNTGKDFIFKVSLSVKELKESRNSLKILNYIQEGDKNVRNLLLNEVEELIAIASKMIINKK